One region of Xylanibacillus composti genomic DNA includes:
- a CDS encoding substrate-binding domain-containing protein, with translation MKRATIWFMGFSLFIVALGFSVYYSYQVYQGHKIISGIYQQDVAGPAPYRIVVIGEEIGNPFWSIFKQGAFPVAEQHGVDLEFWGTLRPNSEEMIKNMEIAIASNVDGIIVQAVAHPDFSRLILLKASAAGIPVITAASDMPAGPEALRKTYVGSDHFQEGVRMGEHVAAQMNGYGKLGIIMGRTNVSNQALRLEGLRQVLEQYPEFEVIENRPEELDAEQDVMAGIRALLNEHPDCKVFIGLSSESGEKIVEAIKRRARIEPYGIYFFDDNMETVSLVRDGTADGAVIQNPEEMGRKSVELMLRWLEGVHIPLPDVYHTPFELITDGEAM, from the coding sequence ATGAAGAGAGCAACGATCTGGTTCATGGGGTTCAGTCTTTTTATAGTGGCTCTTGGCTTCTCTGTATACTACAGCTATCAGGTATATCAAGGCCACAAAATAATTTCGGGCATTTATCAGCAGGATGTGGCGGGACCGGCACCGTATCGGATAGTCGTAATCGGCGAGGAAATCGGAAATCCCTTCTGGAGCATCTTCAAGCAAGGTGCGTTCCCTGTGGCTGAGCAGCACGGGGTAGATCTGGAATTCTGGGGGACGCTTCGTCCGAATAGCGAAGAGATGATCAAAAACATGGAGATCGCCATTGCCTCGAATGTGGACGGGATTATCGTGCAGGCGGTAGCTCATCCGGATTTCAGCCGACTCATACTGCTGAAAGCCTCGGCGGCGGGCATTCCGGTTATTACCGCTGCCAGCGACATGCCTGCCGGACCGGAAGCATTGCGCAAGACATATGTCGGATCCGACCATTTCCAGGAAGGGGTACGCATGGGCGAACATGTTGCTGCACAAATGAACGGGTATGGGAAGCTAGGCATCATTATGGGCCGCACCAATGTTAGCAACCAGGCGTTGAGGCTGGAAGGCTTGCGTCAGGTCCTGGAGCAGTATCCAGAGTTCGAGGTGATCGAGAATCGGCCGGAAGAGCTGGATGCCGAACAGGATGTGATGGCGGGCATCCGAGCGTTGTTGAATGAACATCCAGATTGCAAGGTGTTCATCGGGCTCAGTTCGGAATCGGGGGAAAAGATTGTGGAAGCGATTAAGCGCAGGGCACGGATTGAGCCGTACGGAATTTATTTTTTTGATGACAATATGGAAACGGTCTCTCTCGTCCGGGACGGCACGGCGGACGGTGCAGTCATACAAAATCCGGAGGAAATGGGCCGCAAGAGTGTCGAATTGATGCTGCGTTGGCTGGAAGGCGTTCATATTCCGCTGCCGGACGTGTACCACACTCCGTTCGAGCTCATTACAGATGGGGAAGCGATGTAG